Proteins encoded in a region of the Altererythrobacter ishigakiensis genome:
- a CDS encoding SUF system Fe-S cluster assembly regulator, giving the protein MRLSNLADYAVVIMSAAARHCGGGRVSAAELANETGLPAPTVQKVVSKLTGAGLLRSVRGAGGGLQLARPAAAISVADIVEAVEGPIALTACVEGQDCAVDHNCSVKPHWPMINNALRGALAEISLISLARAEKEMAREPA; this is encoded by the coding sequence ATGCGACTATCGAACCTTGCGGACTATGCTGTCGTTATCATGAGCGCGGCTGCGCGCCATTGTGGCGGTGGGCGAGTGTCAGCTGCCGAATTGGCAAACGAGACCGGTCTGCCTGCACCAACTGTCCAGAAGGTGGTTAGCAAACTGACCGGCGCGGGATTGCTGCGATCAGTGCGCGGCGCAGGCGGGGGTTTGCAGCTGGCCCGACCTGCCGCTGCGATCAGCGTTGCAGATATCGTTGAAGCAGTCGAAGGGCCGATTGCACTGACCGCCTGTGTGGAAGGGCAAGACTGCGCGGTCGACCACAACTGTTCGGTCAAACCCCATTGGCCGATGATCAACAATGCCTTGCGCGGCGCGCTCGCGGAGATTTCGCTAATCAGCCTTGCTCGCGCAGAAAAAGAAATGGCCAGGGAACCGGCATGA